Within Massilia litorea, the genomic segment GTACAGCCAGATCAGCTTGTTCAGGCGCAGGGTGCCGGCCAGCGAGGCGACTTCATGCGAAATGCCTTCCATCAGGCAGCCGTCGCCCAGGAAGGCATAGGTGTAGTGATCGACGACGTCGAAGCCCGGACGGTTGAATTCGTACGACAGCAGCCACTCGGCCAGCGCCATGCCGACGGCGTTGGCGATACCCTGGCCCAGCGGACCGGTGGTCGTTTCCACGCCCGGGGTGATGCCCACTTCCGGATGGCCCGGGGTCTTCGAGTGCAGCTGGCGGAAGTCGCGGATGTCGTCCATCGACACGTCGTAGCCGGCCAGGTGCAGCAGCGCGTAATGCAGCATCGAGCCGTGGCCGTTCGACAGCAGGAAGCGGTCGCGGTTGCTCCAGTGCGGATTGGCCGGGTTGTGGCGGTAATGCTTGTCCCACAGGGCGACGGCGATTTCTGCCATGCCCATCGGCATGCCCGGGTGGCCGGAGTTGGCTTTCTGGACAGCGTCCATTGCCAGCGCGCGGATTGCGTTGGCCATCAGGGAGGTGGTTTGCATAGATGTCATGATCGGTAAGTCTGGGAATGGGAGGCGGCAGACCTTGAAAAGGCCGTAACCCGATATTCTACCAGAGCTGCCGCTGCCTAACTTAGAACCTATCCCGGTAGGGATGAGTCGTTGCTGACGCGCCTGGAAAGCGGGTGCTGCGTTGCTCGTCGTTGCATGGCTTGCCATGCGGCCTCCTCGCGCCTTGCCCCCGCTTCCCATGCATCGTCACCAACTTCCCCCTCCCTACCAGGATAGGTTCTGAAAGGCATTCATTTACAATGCGCCCTTCCCTTGACTTTCGCAGGATCTCCATGCCCCGTTTCTACTGTCCCCAGCCGCTCGCCACGGGCGCCGTCGTCGACCTGCCGGAAGCGGTCGCCCATCACTTGCACGTGGTGCGGATGCAGCCGGGCGATGCACTGACGCTGTTCGACGGCCGCGGCGGCCAGTACCGGGCCAGCCTTGCCGAGATCGGCAAGAAACGCGCAAGCGCCCTGGTCGAGGAACATCAGGCGCTGGAGGCCGAACTCCCGTACGCCCTGACGCTGGCGCAAGGCTTGCCGGAAGGGTCGAAGATGGACTGGATCATCGAAAAGGCGGTCGAACTCGGCATCGCGGCGATCCAGCCGCTGGCGGCCCAGCGCAGCGTGGTGCGCCTGTCGGGCGAGCGGCTCGACAAGCGCCAGGCGCACTGGCAGGGCGTGATCGTGGCGGCTTCCGAGCAGTGCGGGCGCAACCGGCTGGCGCAGCTGGCGCCGCTGGCGGATTTCGAGCGTTTCATCGGCCAGCCGGAGGCCCAACCCCGCATCCTGTTCTCGCCACGCGCCACACAGTCGCTCGCCGGATGGGCGCGCGCCGCCGGGCCGCAGGCGGTGACGCTGCTGGTTGGGCCGGAAGGCGGTTTCAGCGATGAAGAAGAACAGGCGGCGATCGGCGCCGGCGCCCTCGCCCTCTCGCTCGGACCGCGCGTGCTGCGCACCGAGACGGCGGGACTGGCGGCGGTCGCCGCCCTGAACGCGCTGTGGGGCCAGTTCTGAGCCTGCCCGGCCGGCGCCGCCCATAAAAAAAACCGCAGCCGAGGCTGCGGTTTTTTGTTGCAGCCGTAAAGGCCGCAAGCCCTACACCGTTCGATTACTTGAACTTGTAGTTGTACTCGGCGGTGAACTTGGCCGAACGTGGCGCGGTTGCGCTGATCAGGCCTTCGTACAGGTTGTAGCGCGACTGGTTGGTGTTGTAGCGCTCGTACACCTTCTGTGCGGTCTGGCTGTTGAAGACGTTGAACACGTCCACTTTCAGCGACAGGCCGGCGACGGCTGCCGGACGGTACACCACGTTCATGTCGAAGGTCTTTTCCCAAGGCAGACGGCCAACGCTGCCGCGCGGCGACGGCGTGTTGGTCGAACCGGTCGCGCCGAAGCAGTAGTGCGATGCCGACTGGTAGTTCAGGCCAGGAGGGAAGCCAACCGTGTTCGGGTTGGTACCCACGCACGAACGTGGACGGCCCGATGCCAGGGTAGCGGCGCCACCGATCACCCATTCGGGCGTGATGTCATAGAAACCGAAAGCCTTGATCTGGTGCTTGCGATCGTTCGGCAGCAGGCCGTCGGCGTAAGACATCAGCTCACGGTAGTCCCAGGTCTGGGTAGCTGCCACGTCGCCCTGCGCCGAACTCGTATCCGACAGCGTCTGGCCCTCGGTGTTGCCCTTGTTGCGCGACAGGGTGTAGTTCACCTTGGCGTACCAGCCGTTGCGGTATGGGTGCTCGGCGAACAGATCCAGCGCTGCGTAGGTACGCGTTGCCTTGTCGAAGCCCAGCTCTTCCTTGGTCAGGTGGACCTTGGTGTAGGTGCCGTTGCCTGCGTAGTCGACCAGGAAGTCGTTGTCTTCGCCCGGGTTGAACGTGGCGCAACCGAAGCCCGCGTAGTTGGTGGCGTCGATGCCGTTACGCGCGGCGTAGGCATCGAACGGACGTGGATCGCACAGGTCGTCGATGGTCGAACGCAGCTTGCGGTAGGTAACCTTGGCGCCGAAGTTCAGGCTCGGGTTGAACGAACGTTCCAGACCGAGGGTGATTTCGTCCTGGTAGGCCGGCTTCATGTTCTGGGCCGCGACCGTCTTTGGATCCTTGGCCTGGCCGAATTCGTTGTTCGACGACAGCACGCCGGTCAGCTCGGTCGTACCGGTCGGCTGGCCGTTTGCATCTACACCGGTGTACGAGAAGTTCTGGGTGGTATACAGCGAGCCGTTCGCGCCGCGCAGGGCAACCACGGTCGGGATCTGGATGGTGTAGCGGCCGATGCTACCGAACACCTTGAACGATGCGTCACCGTTCACGTCCCACGACACGTTCGCGCGTGGTGCGTACTGGTTCTTCATCTCGATGTACTTGGTGCCATCTTGGTTCGCGTTGTAGAAACCTTCGCGACGCACGCCGACGGTCACCAGCACGTCCTTGGTTGCCTGCCAGCGGTCTTCGATGTACTGCGCGTCCTGGCCTGCAAAGGCGTTCGACACGGTCGAGTAGATCGTCTTCTGGACGTAGTAACCCTGGTTCGCCAGGCCTGGCTTGCCCAGCAGGATACCGACGTCGTCGGCCGGCTTGGTCGGATCGGTATGGAGGTAGGTCAGCAACGCACCGCCCGCATAGGCCTCGCCGGCGCCCAGCGATGCCATCTTGTTGTTGTCCAGACCAGCGCGCAGGGTATGGTTGCCCAGCTTGTACTCGAGGTCCAGGCGCTTCGAGGTCACGTCGTCCGACGAGCCGTTCTTCGGCAGCGTGCCGGTGATCGACTGGCCGCTCGTATAGGCCAGGCCAGGGTACTGGTTTTCCGGCGCTGCGGTTACTTGCGGCAAGGCCGGGTTGTAGCCGGCAGGCGTGTAGAAGTGGCGGGCCTGCATCTTGCCGTACAGCGCGTTGACGGTCAGGTTGTCGGTGATGTTGCCGACGTAGCGCAGACTCTGCAGTTCGCCGCCATTCGCGTTGAACGGACCGAATTCCTCACGGGTCGAGGTATTGACGGTCGCGCCGACGGCACGGGTCGCGTAGTTGTACGAGCGGTACTGGGTCTCGGTCTTCGGCAGATCGCCGATCAGCGTCAGCTCCAGGCGGTGGTCGTCGTTGATGTTCCAGTCGACCTTGCCGTAATAGCGCTTGGTCTTGGTCTCGTAGTCGCGCCAGCCGTTGCTTGCCAGCGTGGTCGAGGTACGCGACTGGTAGACGCCATTGCTTTCCAGCTGGGTCTGCTCCAGGGCGAAGAAGCCGAACAGGGTGTCGGGGATCAGCGGGCCGCCGGCATACACCGAGTACTGCTTCTGGTCGACCTTGTTGTCTTCGCGGCGCAGGCGCAGCGTGTTGTCCGTTGCCGGGAAGGTGCCGATGTTCGGGTAGTAATAGTCGCGGTAGCTGGCGCGGGTCGACGATGGGGTGATCGAGACCAGGGCACCTGCTTCCCAGGTGTTGGTGCCGGATTTGGTGGTGATGTTCACCACGCCGCCGGTCGAGCGGCCGAATTCGACGCCGTAGCCGCCGGTCAGGATCTGCGCCTGGGCGATTGCGCCGAACGGCAGTTCCATCGCGCCCAGCTGGGTCAGCGGGTTGGTGACAGGGAAACCGTTGATGTTGTACGCGTTTTCCGATGCGCCGCCGCCGGCGAAGCTCGCGCCTGCTGCATAGGTCGGGTCGCCACGGGTGGTGTTCGGCGCCAGCTGGACGATCGATTCGACGTTGCGGCCGATCGGCAGCTTCTCGAGTTCGCGCGCGGTGAAGGTCGCGCCGTTGACCGAGCTCGACACGTCGATGCGGCTGCGGCGGCCGCTCACGCGGACCGTTTGCGCGCCGCCGGCGATGGCGGCAGCGCTCTCGAAGCTCGCTTCGACGCCCTGGCCGGCAAGGACTTCCAGCTGGCTGGTGCCGACGGTGGCGCCGCCCTTGGTCAGGGTCGCGCTGTAGGTGCCGATCGGGAGGCTGGTGATGCGGAAGTTGCCGTTCGCATCCAGTGCCACCGAACGCGTCGCGTTAGTGCCGTTGTTCTTGAGGACCACGGTGTCGCCGGAACCGGCAGCGACCTTACCAAAAACCGTACCCGAGGCGTTGGATTGCGCCATTGCGGTCGGCATTACGGCTACGGTAATAGCACTGGCTGCGAAGGCAACCTGTAAGGCGCGAACCAAGACTGTATTTCTCAACATGCTCTATTCCTATTTAGTTTTTAGATTTACTGGCGTTCATGTCTCCGCAAAGGAAGCCTCTGCAGCAGCGCAGCTACTCTCCCTGCCATGATGGCCGCGAGACTCAAGTTCCACTCACGCGAGAACCAGTGTTACTGAGCTTACAAATAGAAACATGTGGGCTGAGATTGTGTCAACAGTGCAAGATGCGGTTGTGCATATTTGCAACAGAAAAATTTCACTTAAACAGATTTTTGAAGGATGTACATACTACGTTTTTAGGATCGATAGCGTGTATGTACACGTATTTACGGCTTGTTGGAAGCCTTCTCTTTTTCGCTGCAGCGCAGCAATTGACCCGAAATGTTAAATTTCCTCTTTGCTTGCTCCATCGCTCGACCAGATTCAACCATGCGCAAGCTTGCCGCAAATCGCGAAGAATTAACTCGGCAATAATCTGCAATACCATGATGAAAACGCGCGAAAATAATTTCCTCAATCAGGACATAATAATCAGCCAATTCGGCGGGCGAGAATCAGACATTATCCTGCTCGGGGAAAACTTATGGATATCAAAGCGATGATTTGAATATGCACCGTAACAGGCGGCCGGTTGCGCTTGTTTTCCGCGCGGCGAACAGCGCAATAAAAAAAGCCGGTCCTCGTGGTTGACCGGCATTCGACAAGCAAGCGTGATCATTTTCCGTTGCAGGAAACGTCCGCACGCGAGCCGGCCTCTGGATGGCAGCGCGCGCCCATAAAAAAACCGCAGGCCGAAGCCTGCGGTTGCTCACTGCTCTTGGCGCTAGACCAGCCGCCTTGCGGCGGCCGTTCCCCTCATCAGAAGCGGTAGTTGTACTCGACGCCGAGTCGGACACTACGTGGTGCCGTGTAGCTGATCACGCGGCCGTAGGTCGGGCTGACATCTTCCGTGCTGCCGACATTGTAGGTCTCGTCGATCGTCTGCACGGTCTGCTTGTTGGCCACGTTGAACATGTCCAGTTTCACAGCCAGGCCTTTCAGCATCGCCGGACGATACGCCACGCTCAGGTCCAGGCGGATATCCCATGGGAGCTTGCCGCTGGTACCGCGTGGTGCAGGACCGCCGTTGCAGTAGAAGAACACCGAACCGTAGTCAGCCTCAGGCGGAACGTTTGGATTCCAGCCGAAGCAGTTCTTCGGACGGCCGGATGCAGCCAGGAAGTTACCGCCCAGGGTGATTTCCGGAGTCAGGTCGTAGTAGCCGAATGCCTTGACCTGGTGCTCGCGGTGGTTCGGCAGCAAGCCGTACGCATTGACCATCAGCTCTGGATTGTCCCAGGTCGACGTCGCTGCGACGTCGGTCTGTGCGTTGTCCGACTTGGTCTGGCCTTCCGTATTGCCACGGCTGCGCGACCAGGTGTAGTTCACGCGGCCATACCAGCCGTTGCGGTACGGGTGCTCGGCGAACAGGTCGACGGCGGTGTAGGTACGCTTCGGTTCGTCGAAGCCCAGGTCGGCCTTGCTCAGCTTGACCGTGGTGTAGCCGGTGCCGGTGCCGGCGTAGTCGACCAGGAAGGTCGAGTCTTCGCCCGGATTGAACGAAGCGCAGCCGAAACCACCCCAGTTGTCGGTGTTGATCTTGTTACGCTCGGCGTAAGCCTCGAACGGACGCGGATCGCACAGGTCGTCGATCGTGGCCTTCAGGACACGATGGGTCAGGCGTGCACCCACGTTCAGGTCCGGCGTCAGGGAGCGTTCGATACCCAGGGTCAGCTCGTCCTGGTAGGTCGCCTTGATGTCGCGAGCACTGACGGTGTTCGCGTCTTTTGGCTGGCCCAGTTCGTTGTTGACCGAGTACACGCCCGAAATTGGGTTCAGGCCGGTCGGCTGACCGTACTGGTCGGTGCCGGTGTAGGTGAATGCCTGACGGGTCAGGGTCGAACGGCTGGCGCCGCGCACTGCCAGGTGGGTCGGGATCTGCAGCGCGTAGCGGCCTGCCGAACCATAGACCTTCATCGACGAGTCGCCGTAGACGTCCCAGCTTGCCGCGACGCGTGGCGAGATCAGGTCCTTGGCTTTGAGGAAGGTCTCGCCGTCGCCGTTGATGTTCTTGAAGCTCTCGTTACGCAGGCCGAGGGTCACCAGGAGATCCTTGTTGACCTGCCATTTGTCTTCGATGTACTGGGCTTCCTGCTCGGAGCCGGCGCTGGTCAGCGAATCGAAGATACGACGCGAAACGTAGTAGCCCTGAGTTCCCAGGCCGCCGCCGCTTGCCGTCGAGGCGCGGGTCGGACCGAATGCGAGCGGGGTGTTCGGATTCGCCGTTTTTGCATAGACCCAGATACCGCCGCCGCCGTACACCTGGCCGATGGATTCCGAATCGAGCTTGTTGCTGTCGACACCGGCGCGCAGGAAGTGGTCACCCAGCTTGTATTCGACGTCGAAACGACGCGACTTGACCTTGCTTTCCGAGCTGCCGCTGGAGACGGCACCCGACAGCACCTGCGGGCTGAAGTAGTTCAGGCCGGGAGCACGGGCATTGCTCGGTGCAGTGATCTGGAAAATGTCGGCAGGAATGTTGCCAACTGGGTCGTATTTCGCCGAAGCCGGCGTCTTCATCTGGCCGACCAGCGCGGTCACGGTCAGGTTGTCGGTCAGGTTACCGGTATAGCGCAGGATCTTGATATTGCCGCCGACACCAGGGCCGAAGTCTTCGCTGTTCTTGTAGTGCTGCGAGGCGGTCTGGGCGCCGATCGTACCGCCTTTGACGCCGCTGGTCGGGTAGGTATAGCCGTACAACTGGCGGTCTTCCTCGCCTTTGTCACCGATGAAAGTGGCTTCCAGGCGATGCGCGTCGGTAATGTTCGCGTCGAGCTTGACCAGGTAACGGTCGGTCTTGTCCTGCGTGCGTTCGAAGCCGGTCGAGGCCAGGGCGCTCGAGGTGCGGATACCGATCACGCGGTCCAGGTCGTCGGTGCGGCGCTCGACGGCAGCGAACATGAACAGCTTGTCCTTGATCAGTGGGCCGCCGACGTAGGCGCCGTACAGCTTTTCGTCGCGCTCGAGGTTGTTACGCTGGACGTACAGGGTGCCATCGGTGGCCGAGTTAATTGCCGCGCCGGTGTTCGGATAGTAGATATCCTTCGGTTTCGAGCGCAGGCCATTCGGGGTAATCGAGGCGCTCACGCCTGCTTCCCAGGTGTTGGTGCCGCTCTTGGTGGTGATGTTGACCACACCGCCGACGGAACGGCCGAATTCCGCGCCGAAGCCGCCGGTCAGGATCTGTGCCTGGGCGATGGCGCCGAATGGCAATTCCGATGCGCCGAGCTGGGTCACCGGGTTGGTGACAGGGAAACCATTGATGTAGTAGGAGTTTTCAGAAGCACCGCCGCCGCCGAACGAAGCACCAGCCGAGTAACGCGAGTCGGCGCGGGTGGTGTTCGGTGCCAGCTGGATGATCGCTTCGACGTTCTGGGTCGTCGGCAGCTTGGCCAGTTCCTTGGCGGTGAAGACTGCACCGTTGTTGGTGTTCGAAACGTCGATCCGGTTGCGGCGACCCGTCACGCGAACCGTCTGCGCGCCTCCCGTCACAGCACCAGCCGCAGGCGCGAACGAAGCATCGACACCCTGGCCGACGATGACGTCGATTTCGGTGGTGTTGACCACGGCGCCGTTACGCACCTGTTCAACACGGTAATGACCTGGCGGCATTGCCGTAGCCGTATAGCGGCCACTTGCATCCGGCGTCACCGAACGCCGCACGCCCGTTTCAGTGTTGATCAGGTTGACGGTGGAACCCGATGCTGCCTCGACGGTACCGAAGATGGTACCTGCGGCATTCGACTGGGCCATGACCGGGTTGGTCACTGCCATCGATACTGCGGTTGCGCCGAGCGCAAGCTGCAGTGCACGGACCAAAACAGTTTTCTTCAACATGTGTGATTTCCTAAATTGATAGCGTCTCTATTGATCGGCTTGTTTAACAGTTCTTTAACCCTACAAACTGCCTTACCTCACTACTTCTTCTTTTTACTTGGCCAAGAGATTAATCAGCCTCAAATTTCGATTGGATACGTTCAAACGTTATCTGATCGCAACATAAAACCATAGCAAAAGAACTACTGTCAACGAACAACTATTTGTGACGTGCATATAAACAACAGTCGTCTCTCCCTGGAGTAAAGTTACCAACACGTTCTCCTCAAACTGATGCGGTGCAACGAAAAATGCACCGTAAAATTCCTCCCATGCACCAGACGGGTGCGTCGTTTAACTACGGTTATATTTACGCGATCGTGCAAGGGCAGCAGCCGGACATTCGCGCATTTATATTGCATCGCAATAAAAAATCGCATGCGGGAGCTGCCGTGCGCCGGCCTCGACCTACAGCGCAGCGCCGCTGCCGGGTTAAAATACGTGTTTGCCCACCGCCCTCCCGCGGCCCGGCACAGCGCTACCGCCCCATCTGGACTCTCCATGCTGCGAATTAACGAACTCAAGCTTCCCCTCGACCACCCCGACCACGCCCTGCGCGATGCCATCCTCAAGCGCCTCGGCATCGACGCCACCGAGCTGGTCGACTTCAATGTCTTCAAGCGCAGCTA encodes:
- a CDS encoding 16S rRNA (uracil(1498)-N(3))-methyltransferase, which codes for MPRFYCPQPLATGAVVDLPEAVAHHLHVVRMQPGDALTLFDGRGGQYRASLAEIGKKRASALVEEHQALEAELPYALTLAQGLPEGSKMDWIIEKAVELGIAAIQPLAAQRSVVRLSGERLDKRQAHWQGVIVAASEQCGRNRLAQLAPLADFERFIGQPEAQPRILFSPRATQSLAGWARAAGPQAVTLLVGPEGGFSDEEEQAAIGAGALALSLGPRVLRTETAGLAAVAALNALWGQF
- a CDS encoding TonB-dependent receptor, whose product is MAQSNASGTVFGKVAAGSGDTVVLKNNGTNATRSVALDANGNFRITSLPIGTYSATLTKGGATVGTSQLEVLAGQGVEASFESAAAIAGGAQTVRVSGRRSRIDVSSSVNGATFTARELEKLPIGRNVESIVQLAPNTTRGDPTYAAGASFAGGGASENAYNINGFPVTNPLTQLGAMELPFGAIAQAQILTGGYGVEFGRSTGGVVNITTKSGTNTWEAGALVSITPSSTRASYRDYYYPNIGTFPATDNTLRLRREDNKVDQKQYSVYAGGPLIPDTLFGFFALEQTQLESNGVYQSRTSTTLASNGWRDYETKTKRYYGKVDWNINDDHRLELTLIGDLPKTETQYRSYNYATRAVGATVNTSTREEFGPFNANGGELQSLRYVGNITDNLTVNALYGKMQARHFYTPAGYNPALPQVTAAPENQYPGLAYTSGQSITGTLPKNGSSDDVTSKRLDLEYKLGNHTLRAGLDNNKMASLGAGEAYAGGALLTYLHTDPTKPADDVGILLGKPGLANQGYYVQKTIYSTVSNAFAGQDAQYIEDRWQATKDVLVTVGVRREGFYNANQDGTKYIEMKNQYAPRANVSWDVNGDASFKVFGSIGRYTIQIPTVVALRGANGSLYTTQNFSYTGVDANGQPTGTTELTGVLSSNNEFGQAKDPKTVAAQNMKPAYQDEITLGLERSFNPSLNFGAKVTYRKLRSTIDDLCDPRPFDAYAARNGIDATNYAGFGCATFNPGEDNDFLVDYAGNGTYTKVHLTKEELGFDKATRTYAALDLFAEHPYRNGWYAKVNYTLSRNKGNTEGQTLSDTSSAQGDVAATQTWDYRELMSYADGLLPNDRKHQIKAFGFYDITPEWVIGGAATLASGRPRSCVGTNPNTVGFPPGLNYQSASHYCFGATGSTNTPSPRGSVGRLPWEKTFDMNVVYRPAAVAGLSLKVDVFNVFNSQTAQKVYERYNTNQSRYNLYEGLISATAPRSAKFTAEYNYKFK
- a CDS encoding TonB-dependent receptor, which produces MLKKTVLVRALQLALGATAVSMAVTNPVMAQSNAAGTIFGTVEAASGSTVNLINTETGVRRSVTPDASGRYTATAMPPGHYRVEQVRNGAVVNTTEIDVIVGQGVDASFAPAAGAVTGGAQTVRVTGRRNRIDVSNTNNGAVFTAKELAKLPTTQNVEAIIQLAPNTTRADSRYSAGASFGGGGASENSYYINGFPVTNPVTQLGASELPFGAIAQAQILTGGFGAEFGRSVGGVVNITTKSGTNTWEAGVSASITPNGLRSKPKDIYYPNTGAAINSATDGTLYVQRNNLERDEKLYGAYVGGPLIKDKLFMFAAVERRTDDLDRVIGIRTSSALASTGFERTQDKTDRYLVKLDANITDAHRLEATFIGDKGEEDRQLYGYTYPTSGVKGGTIGAQTASQHYKNSEDFGPGVGGNIKILRYTGNLTDNLTVTALVGQMKTPASAKYDPVGNIPADIFQITAPSNARAPGLNYFSPQVLSGAVSSGSSESKVKSRRFDVEYKLGDHFLRAGVDSNKLDSESIGQVYGGGGIWVYAKTANPNTPLAFGPTRASTASGGGLGTQGYYVSRRIFDSLTSAGSEQEAQYIEDKWQVNKDLLVTLGLRNESFKNINGDGETFLKAKDLISPRVAASWDVYGDSSMKVYGSAGRYALQIPTHLAVRGASRSTLTRQAFTYTGTDQYGQPTGLNPISGVYSVNNELGQPKDANTVSARDIKATYQDELTLGIERSLTPDLNVGARLTHRVLKATIDDLCDPRPFEAYAERNKINTDNWGGFGCASFNPGEDSTFLVDYAGTGTGYTTVKLSKADLGFDEPKRTYTAVDLFAEHPYRNGWYGRVNYTWSRSRGNTEGQTKSDNAQTDVAATSTWDNPELMVNAYGLLPNHREHQVKAFGYYDLTPEITLGGNFLAASGRPKNCFGWNPNVPPEADYGSVFFYCNGGPAPRGTSGKLPWDIRLDLSVAYRPAMLKGLAVKLDMFNVANKQTVQTIDETYNVGSTEDVSPTYGRVISYTAPRSVRLGVEYNYRF